In Drosophila busckii strain San Diego stock center, stock number 13000-0081.31 chromosome 3R, ASM1175060v1, whole genome shotgun sequence, the sequence AATTTTTGAGCGACTATAAAAGGTTGAAAccacaaattttgtatatgaTTAGATCCGGAGTAGATCCATTTTTAGTTGTGTATATTAACACCACATTTTTAAGAATATACATTCACCTGAATTGCATGAATAGTAACACTCTTAATTTAgtatatattaagtattatGAGTAATATATTTCGAGATTATATCAAAGACGttaattaatatcaatatgATTTCTTATTAAAGCCTGCTTTCGGAACTGCGCTCAGTGTTAGGCTCTCTGACTCTGAGCGATTGGTTCAATCGTCCTGGCATTATTGAGGTTGGCGATAACTTTGATTCGCTGACTAGAGGCCATGCCACGCAGCCTGAGGAACTGACGGATATTAACTTTGATCGTCAAGTATAAAACGCTGTCTATTTAACTgtatgatatatataaataatataatactcTTGCAGATCAAGCACTTCCTGTTTAGACGTAATATGCCCTTTGGCTCGGACTTGCGTTCTCTGGACATCCAACGTAATCGTGATCATGGCTTGGCTTCTTACAACGATATGCGTGAATTCTGTGGTCTGACTCGCGCTCACTCCTGGGAGGGCTATGGAGATTTGATAAGTCCACAAGTAATTGAGAAACTCAAGTCGCTGTACGAAAGCCATGAGGATGTGGACTTGACTGTAGGAGCCTCCCTGGAAGCTCATGTTGCTGGCGCATTGGCGGGTCCCACTTTCCTTTGCGTACTTACTGAACAATTCTATAGAACACGCGTGGGCGATCGTTTCTTCTATGAAAATGGCGACAAAATGACGGGCTTTACCCCTggtatattaaaattattttaatacttaGCTGCAACTAATCTTTGAGTTATTTTTAGATCAACTGGTTGAGATACGTAAGGCCAGCATGGCGCGTTTGCTTTGCGACAACGGTAATCATATTGAAAATATGCAGCATGCAGCCTTCAAAACTGTTTCGGCATCGTAAGTACAAGCtcagtatataaatattaaatgattatttacatgtttatatttaacagCAATCCCGTTGTGCCATGCTCCAACATACCACTGGTGGATCTAACAAAATGGATTGATCTTAATGGTCATGCCACTCCGGATCATGCAGCTATTTTTGGAAAGAAATAATGATACTATTATGTTATTTAGCCCATGGATTTTGTCATTAACTagttcaaaatataataacaattagcttaaacaattaacagATTGTGTAAATCAAACTCCATGTATTATATTGCCccttttttatgtaaataaattcacaCCAGTTTATAAGAAATCAAATGTCTATATTTTCTacatataacaacaaaataatgcaGCGGAATTTGAACTTAGGATTACACATGAAAAATGAATAAGCAGAATAAAAACAAGTATTGATTGCTAGACTTAGTTAATCAATTGAGGACTCAAGTCCTGCCATTTGGTAAGATCAGTCTGAGGTATTTCATGGCAGCTCAGCAGCGTATTGCTATAATAAGAAATCAGAGTTATGCACTCATTTTAATAAGTGGAGACGTTGCCTACTTACCGTGAGTTGGGGAAGATGAACACATTAGGTTGAATGTCATGCAAGCCTTGCACATTGTTGCAGAACAAACCAGCCAGACTAGTCTTGCGAATCTCTGCGAGTTGACCTGCAATTTTGGATTATGATTAGATGAATCAGCTGTGAATGGAAACCCAATTGGGCTAAGCTACTTACCACGTGAAAAGCCGCTCAGATGATTCTCACGCTCAAAAAAGAAGCGATCACCACGACGCAAGTTGAGGAACTGTTTGCTTataatgcaatgcaatgtgGGTCCAAAGATCGAGTCGGGTACATGGAACTCAACAGTGCCGCCTACGCTGAGCTCAACTTCCTCTGGGCTGACATAAAGTTTGCGCAGCATGGagattttctatataaaaagtgtttgtaaattaatatggccacataaataaattgtttagtcTGCCTACATCCTTGGGCACTTCGCGTTCCAGATCCTCCCAGAGCTGGGCACGGCGCAGGCCGCAAAGCTCACGTGCATCATTGTAGGAAGCAAGACCAAAGTCACGAGCACGCTGAATATCAATTGCCTTGAGATCAGAGCCAAAGTCCTCAAAGATCTTACGATTGAAGTAATGCTTAATCTCACGATCGATATGCCCATCTGTGCGCTTTTGAAGCTGTGTGGCCATGCCACGCACGAGATCGGCAAAGTTGTAGTTGCTTTGCAGCAGACGAATGGTTTCGGGATTCTCGAAAAAGTCGCTAAGACGCAACGTTTGGTTTGAGTAGCGATTGGGCGCCaccaagctgcaaataaataaacattaaataatttaaataaagcaaaagtggTAACCAAATACTTACGAGAACCAGCCGGGAATATGATGATGGGCATAGCGGAAGGCGGCAGAAGCGAACTCGGCATATGGACCAGCATTAACACCCTCATCGTAATCGTTCACATATTCCGTATTGTCATCCGAGTAGGCATAGGTGAGTCCATTGAGGtgcatattgttgctgcccagCACTACGCCCAACCATTCGTAGTATGTAATGCGCTGATATTGTGCAATATTGATCTTTCTCGCTTCCTGATACAAGCGCTCATCGTTGTAGTGTGGATTCAATAGCGCCAGCTGCTCGGCCAGACGATTGTGCTCGCGTAGAAAGATTGTGTGCACTACAGCTACGGTGGGCGTGAAGCGATTACGTCTGTCTGGCAGACTGTAGCACTCGTTGTTCTGACCACATTGACCGTCCTCATTAAGGCTCACCGGCATCCACTGCTGGCCATTGGCAAAGCTGGTGCGCAGCTGTCCTGCCTTGAAGGTACGCGCATTGCGGGCCTCCTCAGCCGTACTGCCATACACAGAGGATAAGTCCAGGTAGGCCGTGACCACAGACAGCTTCTCACTGTGCGGCAGATTGCTCTTGGGGCAGATGGCATCAGCATCGGATATACTGCGTGCAAAGTGCAGGCAAGTCTTGCCAGTATTATAGGCAATGGGGCCACCGGCAGCTAGAGTAATGGGCTGGCACAGTGGATGATTCGGTTTCTCGCAGCAATCCCTTGGAGCGCCCTGCGTAGTCAGCAAACTAATGTCGTGGGAGACAAACTGGCCAAACTGCATCGAGGCCACAGTACGGAATTTATCCATATAGGTCTTCTCACCATACATTGAGAGCGAGATAAGGCGAGCATTGGGCACTGTGTAACCTTGACCCATGTAGCTTGGACGCAGCAGACGACGGTATCTGGCTGAAGCAATGCCAAAGTCCGGATAGAGCAAATTGTTGCAGGAGCCATCGGCACTGCGATAATACAAGTTCTGGGTATTGTTCAGACAATTGCTGGGTGCAATGCCGCATCGAATGGGCTGCGTGGCGGGCTTGTTGTCCGACCAGCTGCTCTGgcccatgctgctgctggtgtatTTGGGCAAGAAAGTCTTTATCAGCGCATCCAGATTGCGTTCGTTTATAACAGCGGGTCGCACTTCGTAGCTCGGACTGTGTCTCTTCTGTTTGCTGAATGCCTCTGCCGCATCTAAAGCTGCCGAATGCGCGTAGGGGCAGCCACCCGATAGCGTGGGCGGCCCGTGGGCCAAAGATGTGCTGATTACCAGCAGTGACAAGCCAACAATGCCAATTAATACTCCCATGGTTAACGCAACAGTGACAACTGAGACAACTATGATGGTTTTTGCTTAATGCCACTGAATATATAGAGCGATGATCAAATTCTATTGTTTTCACTTATCGCACGATCTTCAGGTGTCAGTCGTGACTTTTGCTTACGGAAATCTTTCGAATACATAGGCACGCACTTGCTGTGTGAAATTCTTAACGATCGCAaagatttaaacaaaaatatgcaacataGCCAGAATGAAAGATTGCACTTTTTTTCAATGGAAATTACAGACGTGaaactttttttgttaattaccACGTCAGTAAGCGTAGTTAttacaaaaagtttttctGTCTGCTTAAGCTCTTTTCAaccatgtacatatatatgataGTAAATAAGTTTATACATCTACAAAGTTGTGAAAATTGTCACCGTGCAGATGCTCGAGACTTTTTTTACAATTGTATTGTATGATATGAAttgatataaacaaatataaggCTTAAGAACAACGAAGACAagataaacattaaaatgtatttactttttttctttaatgtaTGTGGCTTAgctattatataatataatatactgatatttattttataatatatatatatttgtcatATACTggtatattttaagcaaactcaGCTGTTTATTGGCGGTTCACATGAATTGCCAATGGCTTACTACAAGCCTCTGACTCTTACGCTATTCTTGCGGGCTTAATCCGAAATGTATGAGCACAGTATGCGGCACCAAGaatatttattagatttaattctagaaatttaaatgtaatgcGGGCCTAAtgatacatattttat encodes:
- the LOC108601591 gene encoding peroxidase → MGVLIGIVGLSLLVISTSLAHGPPTLSGGCPYAHSAALDAAEAFSKQKRHSPSYEVRPAVINERNLDALIKTFLPKYTSSSMGQSSWSDNKPATQPIRCGIAPSNCLNNTQNLYYRSADGSCNNLLYPDFGIASARYRRLLRPSYMGQGYTVPNARLISLSMYGEKTYMDKFRTVASMQFGQFVSHDISLLTTQGAPRDCCEKPNHPLCQPITLAAGGPIAYNTGKTCLHFARSISDADAICPKSNLPHSEKLSVVTAYLDLSSVYGSTAEEARNARTFKAGQLRTSFANGQQWMPVSLNEDGQCGQNNECYSLPDRRNRFTPTVAVVHTIFLREHNRLAEQLALLNPHYNDERLYQEARKINIAQYQRITYYEWLGVVLGSNNMHLNGLTYAYSDDNTEYVNDYDEGVNAGPYAEFASAAFRYAHHHIPGWFSLVAPNRYSNQTLRLSDFFENPETIRLLQSNYNFADLVRGMATQLQKRTDGHIDREIKHYFNRKIFEDFGSDLKAIDIQRARDFGLASYNDARELCGLRRAQLWEDLEREVPKDKISMLRKLYVSPEEVELSVGGTVEFHVPDSIFGPTLHCIISKQFLNLRRGDRFFFERENHLSGFSRGQLAEIRKTSLAGLFCNNVQGLHDIQPNVFIFPNSRNTLLSCHEIPQTDLTKWQDLSPQLIN